In the Patescibacteria group bacterium genome, CTCCTATTTGCCGGGAAAATCACTCTCCACCTGGCCCAGCTGGCATGAAACATTAACCAAGGAATTGGGAACCGGCCTGCCCAACGACCCGATTAACAGATTGGGCCAATGCGAGGGCTATGACCCGGCCACCTGCTGGAGCGAGCAAGACAAAAAGTTCGCGGACGCGGACACAGATGACCTAGAATTGAACCTGCCCGAGGATAGCCGCGCTTATGTTTACGCTGCTAAAGACAACGGAGCCGGCTACAAGCTCTGCGCCGTCATGGAATCAGGCCTCTTAACCACTTTGGAAGTCGGCGCCTGCGCCGAAAGCGAGATGACGGCCCAATTCAGCGCGTCAAGCGAAAACAGCCCGCCCCAAATCACCGGCGTTAACCTGCCCCAGGCCGAGTCAGGCCCGAGCTACCAAGGATTTATTTCAGCCGCCGATCCTGACAACGACCCGTTAGCATGGACATTTGCCATAGTGAGCTGCCCGCTTTGGAATAATTTGAGATTGGAAAACACCGCTCTTGCCAGCCAGAAAAAAATCATTGCCGACAATGCCGGCCAGGCCGGTACTTGCCAAATCACCATTACCATAGACGACAAAAGGGAAGCGGGGCAAATCAGCCAAAATTATTCCATAACAACCGTCAACGGCAATCTGCCCGTAATCCAGCCCGTAGCCAATCAGACCATCACGATCGGCAAAGACCTCGTTTTCGCCATCACCGCCAGCGAAGCCGATTTGCAATACCCGCTGACGATTGAATTTACAGGCGCCCCAACCGGCCTCAATTCCACCGGCTCAGGCCAGATAATCGGCTCAAACTACCAATTCAATATCAGCGGCATTGTCATAGATCAAACCAAAGCATATAATATCACGGCCATTGCATACGACAAGTATTTGGGCGCTTCAACCCCGGTTAATTTCACAGTCACGGTGGAAAACCAAAAACCGAATATTACCTCAACCCCGGTAACCAACGCCACGGCCTGCGTGGATTATTCTTATGATGTCAACGCCGCCGACCCGGACAGCCACATAGTGGAATATTTTGATTCAACCAACACCCTGCCGGCCAATCTAACTATAAACCAAACAACCGGTTTAATCAGCGGCCAAGTCCAGGCCCCAGGAAATTACAACATAACCATAGAAGCAAGAGACCAGTATTATGGCCAGACAATCGCTCCCTATTCGGCCCAAGCCGGCCAAACCTACGCTCTTAGTGTTGCCAATGAGGTGTTTACGGTAACGGCTCCGGCCGACGACACAATCTATGTCGCTCCAACCGGCGTGCCAATAGCAGGACTCTATTATATGCCGATTACCTATTTCGGAACTTCGGTCAAATCAACAACCAATACCGTCACCTGGTCAAGAACTGTTAATCCGGTTCTGCCTGCCGGCCTGACCATTGTCATTAACCCAACAACCGGAAACATCAACGCCACCGGCGACAACAACGCGACCAATCCGGGAACCTATACCGTCACTGTTACAGCAATCAACGTTTGCGGCGCCACTGCCAGCGACAGCTTCACGCTAACTGTCAAGCCGAATGAATGGTGCGGGGATAATATTCTGCAAATAGCCCAAGGCGAATCCTGCGACACTAATCAGCTTAACAGCCAAACCTGCGTAACGCAGGGCTTTAGCGCCGGAACTCTCGGCTGTTTAAGCTCTTGTACTTTTGACACTTCCGGCTGCTGCAACTCGGCCTGCGCCGGCCGGGAATGCGGAGCCGACCCGGCTTCCTGCCTTGTTTCCTGCCCGCCCGGTTGCGGGCCCAACGCTTCCTGCTCTTCCGGCGCCTGCGTTTGCAACGCCGGCTATGCCGCCTGCGACGGGGAAGAGACGGACGCGGACGGGTGCGAGTGCAATATCGGAGCCGCGGGATGCAGTTGCGTTTCAAGCGCCTGCGCTTGTTTTTGCGTGTTTGACGACTCCGCTTATGATAACTGCGTATATCAATAATTTATTTAACAAAAAAATATGAAAGAAAAAATGCAAAAAATCAGCAAATTTATCGTTTCCAGGATGTTTTATTTAATTCTGGGAATATCCGTTGCTATTGCCATCCCAATCGCTTACGCCGCCTGGAACAGCACGGTTAATCCAGGCGAAACCTTAACCGCTACGAAATGGAATGAGCATGTTAATAAGCTGATTGAGCTGAGTAACAAAATAGATAGTTGGCCACCGGGCAGTTATTGCATATTTATGGGCGGCGGCTCTTGTCCAAGTGGATTCGCGCAAAAAAGCGGATATATGAGAGCAATTTTTCTTTTTGCCGCCGACAATAACTATATCGTGCCGGTAACTTTTGGAAATAGCAATATTCAATGTCATGGTGCTTGTGGACAATATGGGAACTGGATAGGCGAATTAAATTTAAATATTTGTTGTAAATAAAAAAATCGCATTAATTTATTTTTAATTGAAAAATAAGAGAAAAAGTGATAAGGTGACATAAAGCGGACGGGATACGACGGAGGAGTAGCCCGTACGCGTTTTGCAATATTCGCGACGAATGCGTACGGGCTACTTCGCCCTTCAGGCTCCGTATCCCGTCCGCAAAAAACAAAATGACTTTAAAGGCGTATTTAATAATAATGGGCATAGCGACTTTATGCTGCTGGGCGGCTTTCGGCTTTATTTTGCGGACCGTTAATCCGGAAGTTACCAATACGATCGGCTTTTTGCTGTTTTATCTGTCTTTATTTTTAGCCGTAAGCGGTTCCGCCGCGATAATCGGCTTTGTGGTTAGATTTATCGGCCTAAAGCATGAATTGGTTTTTAATTCAGTCAAGCAAGCTTTCCGCCAATCGTTTTTATTCGCCTTTTTAATCATTTCGGCGCTGTTTCTACTGTCAAAAGGTTTATTTTCTTGGCTGAATTTATTGTTGTTAATCGCGGGGTTGTCAATGTTGGAGTTTTTTTTAATAAGCCATAGTAAATATAATGCGAATACTACGAATTAAAATGCAAATACTACAAAATGAATAATGCAAATGAAAAAGTGATCTATAAAGAATTGTCGTATAAAATTACAGGGCTATTATTTAAAACTCATAAAGCATTGGATAGATATAGAAATGAAAAACAGTATGCGGATTTTTTTGAGGAATTATTAAAGCAAGAAGGAATAAAATATATTAGAGAATATAGATTTGAAGATTTTCAATATGGAAAAGGAAAAGTAAGATGTGTTTGTGATTTTATTGTTGATGATAAAATAATTTTAGAATTTAAAACAAAAAATTATTTGTCAAAAGAAGATTATTTTCAAACCAAAAGATATTTAGTTACTTTAAATTTAAAATTAGCCATATTAGTAAATTTTAGGCAGCCAAGCTTGGTTCCTAAAAGAATATTGAATAACGGTTATTGTAAATTAGCATAGTACTTTTGTAGTATTTGCATACAATTTGCAATATTCGCATTATGATAAATAAATTGCAACAACTTAAAAAACAAATATTGGAAGAATTAAGCGAGATAAAAGACTTGGAGAGTTTGCGCGCTTTGGAAATTAAATATTCGGGCCGCAAAGGCGAGCTGACCGAAATTTTGCGCGGCATAGCCGGTTTAAGCGGAGAAGAGAAAGAAACAATCGGCAAGCTGGCGAACGAGATTAAATTGGAATTGCGCAAGAAATTTGCCGAGCAACGGGAGACAGTTGAGGAGAAGCGCGAAAAAGAATTTGTTGACGCGACATTGCCCGGAGAAAAATACGACCGGGGCCACCTTCATCCTATAACAATAATCCAAAATGAGCTGGAAGATTTGTTCGCTTCCATGGGCTTTATGGTTTTGGACGGACCGGAATTGGAAAGCGATTATTATAATTTTGAAGCGCTGAATATATCGCGATATCATCCGGCGCGCGATATGCAAGACACTTTTTATGTAGATACGAAGAATAAGGAAGGGGAGTATGATTTAGTGATGAGGACGCATACTTCGCCGGTGCAGGTAAGGGCTATGCAGAAATACGGAGCGCCTTTGCGCTGCGTCGCCCCGGGCAGGGTTTTCAGGTGCGAAGCGACCGACGCCGCGC is a window encoding:
- a CDS encoding GxxExxY protein translates to MNNANEKVIYKELSYKITGLLFKTHKALDRYRNEKQYADFFEELLKQEGIKYIREYRFEDFQYGKGKVRCVCDFIVDDKIILEFKTKNYLSKEDYFQTKRYLVTLNLKLAILVNFRQPSLVPKRILNNGYCKLA
- a CDS encoding Ig domain-containing protein, coding for MHLKLIKLTILSLLFLLCETAHSSAAKSPDAIAIRVIPNTEHYSPMRWYKEQGFLGSPQSMSIDGYQAIRDGRTVYVNAANIGVDSTIYTNIYLLSYNQDAEQATVKIVNEMLSHWHFNRNITDSGQCADSAGNLGNGCLTDADCSAQSALGGGQYCQSPKAKITRDTRRLSDLAEIKIALEDYKQINSRYPKLDSGSYLPGKSLSTWPSWHETLTKELGTGLPNDPINRLGQCEGYDPATCWSEQDKKFADADTDDLELNLPEDSRAYVYAAKDNGAGYKLCAVMESGLLTTLEVGACAESEMTAQFSASSENSPPQITGVNLPQAESGPSYQGFISAADPDNDPLAWTFAIVSCPLWNNLRLENTALASQKKIIADNAGQAGTCQITITIDDKREAGQISQNYSITTVNGNLPVIQPVANQTITIGKDLVFAITASEADLQYPLTIEFTGAPTGLNSTGSGQIIGSNYQFNISGIVIDQTKAYNITAIAYDKYLGASTPVNFTVTVENQKPNITSTPVTNATACVDYSYDVNAADPDSHIVEYFDSTNTLPANLTINQTTGLISGQVQAPGNYNITIEARDQYYGQTIAPYSAQAGQTYALSVANEVFTVTAPADDTIYVAPTGVPIAGLYYMPITYFGTSVKSTTNTVTWSRTVNPVLPAGLTIVINPTTGNINATGDNNATNPGTYTVTVTAINVCGATASDSFTLTVKPNEWCGDNILQIAQGESCDTNQLNSQTCVTQGFSAGTLGCLSSCTFDTSGCCNSACAGRECGADPASCLVSCPPGCGPNASCSSGACVCNAGYAACDGEETDADGCECNIGAAGCSCVSSACACFCVFDDSAYDNCVYQ
- the pheS gene encoding phenylalanine--tRNA ligase subunit alpha gives rise to the protein MINKLQQLKKQILEELSEIKDLESLRALEIKYSGRKGELTEILRGIAGLSGEEKETIGKLANEIKLELRKKFAEQRETVEEKREKEFVDATLPGEKYDRGHLHPITIIQNELEDLFASMGFMVLDGPELESDYYNFEALNISRYHPARDMQDTFYVDTKNKEGEYDLVMRTHTSPVQVRAMQKYGAPLRCVAPGRVFRCEATDAAHEHTFDQMEGLMVDKDISIANLIAVMKELLKGIFKKEMEVRVRPGYFPFVEPGIELDIKCTICGGAKCPSCKNSGWLELMPAGMVHPNVLKFGGIDSKKYSGFAFGLGLTRLAMMKYGVDDIRLFNSGDLRFLEQF